The Cyprinus carpio isolate SPL01 chromosome B17, ASM1834038v1, whole genome shotgun sequence genome has a window encoding:
- the LOC109104035 gene encoding regulator of G-protein signaling 7-like — translation MAKNNSLHPNSNGETDDSPNMLVYRKMEDVIARMQDEKNGIPIRTVKSFLSKIPSVFSGSDIVQWLLKNLCIEDQVEALHLGTLMAAHGYFFPISDHVLTLKDDGTFYRFQTPYFWPSNCWEPENTDYAVYLCKRTMQNKARLELADYEAESLARLQRAFARKWEFIFMQAEAQAKVDKKRDKIERKILDSQERAFWDVHRPVPGCVNTTEVDIKKSSRMKNPHKTRKSVYGLQNDIRSHSPTHTPAPEAKQPTEEELREQIKFWQAQLDRHRLKMSKVAESLLSYTEQYSDYDPFLSTPDPSNPWISDDTTLWEMEASKEPGQTRVRRWGFGIDEVLKDPVGREQFLKFLESEFSSENLRYTYTSPLCPLLAGEEYYTTSRSTDKK, via the exons ATGGAGGATGTGATTGCCAGGATGCAGGATGAAAAAAATGGCATACCTATCCGTACAGTGAAGAGTTTCCTATCCAAGATTCCCAGTGTCTTCTCTG GTTCAGACATTGTGCAGTGGCTGCTGAAGAATCTATGTATCGAGGATCAAG TGGAGGCTCTTCATCTGGGCACACTGATGGCGGCTCACGGCTACTTCTTCCCCATCTCTGACCATGTGCTCACTCTTAAAGACGATGGCACATTCTACAGATTTCAG ACTCCGTATTTTTGGCCCTCAAACTGCTGGGAGCCCGAGAACACTGACTACG CTGTGTACTTGTGCAAAAGAACAATGCAGAACAAAGCACGCCTGGAACTTGCTGATTATGAAGCT GAGAGTTTAGCACGACTACAGCGGGCATTCGCCCGGAAATGGGAGTTTATATTTATGCAAGCAGAGGCTCAAGCAAA AGTCGATAAGAAAAGAGACAAAATTGAGAGGAAAATACTGGACAGTCAGGAGAGGGCTTTCTGGGACGTGCACAGACCAGTG ccaGGGTGTGTGAACACAACAGAAGTGGACATAAAGAAATCCTCCAGAATGAAGAACCCTCACAAAACAAGAAAG TCTGTGTACGGCCTTCAGAATGACATTCGCAGCCATAGCCCCACCCACACACCCGCCCCTGAGGCCAAACAACCAACCGAGGAAGAGCTTCGGGAACAG ATCAAGTTTTGGCAAGCACAGTTAGACCGACATCGATTGAAAATGTCCAAAGTTGCAGAGAG TTTGCTGAGTTATACTGAACAGTATTCAGACTATGACCCCTTCCTGTCCACTCCTGATCCATCCAACCCCTGGATATCAGATGACACAACGCTCTGGGAGATGGAGGCCAG TAAGGAACCCGGTCAGACTAGAGTTAGACGCTGGGGTTTTGGAATCGATGAGGTGTTGAAAGATCCCGTTGGGAGAGAGCAGTTCCTCAAGTTCCTGGAGTCGGAATTTAGCTCAGAAAACCTCAGGTACACCTACACTTCCCCTTTATGCCCCCTGCTGGCGGGTGAGGAGTACTACACAACCTCCAGATCCACtgata